Proteins from a single region of Gemmatirosa kalamazoonensis:
- a CDS encoding BatA domain-containing protein: protein MPLGFLAPFFLAGLALIAVPVLVHLTRRDRATPTAFPSLMFVRRLPQPTTKRRRLRDPLLLLLRVLALALLAFAFARPLLDRARRGVLPGAGGRELVVLLDRSYSMGTPGRWDRAQDAARRALATLGPADRASVVLFDAGPAVAAEHVGAAAARAAVDSAHVGNGPTRYAPALARAAQILAASPLPRREALLVSDFQRAGWHASAAARLPDGARLTWADVGGAAPSDVAVAGVDLRRETTPEGERVRPVARVVLPNGGAPRTVPVSLAVNGRPTQTIAARVAPGGAASVTFDPIPVPPGWSSGTVMLPTDSLPADDRFHFTFARGQTLRVLLVRGEGHDGDAELYLRRALGVGDTPPIGVDVASPSALGAGTLAGHALVILHDAPVRGAGGRVLADWVRRGGGLLVALGETSAPEAWEPALAELLPGRPGAVVDRSDVGGAHLASYERTHPALAAFAAPHSGDLALPRVLRRRALTLASDAQVLARFEDGAPALVERPAGKGRVLLWASTLDNWWTDLPLDPVYVPLVRQLATHTARVLPAAPAYLVGQTIDPSSVSDDAAPEWVVESPSGRRQHVGADGIPGLATLAEPGVYRVRPNGSRNDAGVLLAANVDPAEADPTRVPPAEIAAAVGDGSNAPVAAAPAETRAEREARQSLWRYLLIAMLALLVAETVVASRRPRLAR from the coding sequence ATGCCGTTAGGCTTCCTCGCCCCCTTCTTCCTCGCCGGCCTCGCGCTCATCGCGGTGCCGGTGCTCGTGCACCTCACGCGCCGCGACCGCGCGACGCCGACGGCGTTCCCGTCGCTGATGTTCGTGCGGCGGCTGCCGCAGCCGACGACGAAGCGGCGCCGCCTGCGCGACCCGCTGCTGCTGCTGCTGCGCGTGCTCGCGCTCGCGCTGCTCGCGTTCGCGTTCGCGCGCCCGCTGCTCGACCGCGCGCGGCGCGGCGTGCTCCCGGGCGCCGGCGGACGCGAGCTCGTCGTGCTGCTCGACCGCTCCTACAGCATGGGCACGCCCGGCCGCTGGGATCGCGCGCAGGACGCCGCGCGCCGCGCGCTCGCGACGCTCGGCCCGGCCGACCGCGCGAGCGTGGTGCTGTTCGACGCCGGTCCGGCGGTCGCGGCGGAGCACGTCGGCGCCGCCGCCGCGCGTGCGGCCGTCGACAGCGCGCACGTGGGGAACGGGCCCACGCGCTACGCGCCCGCGCTCGCCCGCGCCGCGCAGATCCTCGCCGCGTCGCCGCTGCCCCGCCGCGAGGCGCTGCTCGTGAGCGACTTCCAGCGCGCGGGGTGGCACGCGAGCGCCGCGGCGCGGCTCCCCGACGGCGCGCGGCTCACGTGGGCGGACGTCGGCGGCGCGGCGCCGAGCGACGTCGCGGTGGCCGGCGTCGACCTGCGGCGCGAGACGACGCCGGAAGGGGAGCGCGTGCGCCCGGTCGCGCGGGTCGTGCTGCCTAACGGCGGTGCGCCGCGCACGGTGCCCGTGTCGCTCGCCGTGAACGGCCGCCCCACGCAGACCATCGCCGCGCGCGTCGCACCGGGCGGCGCGGCGAGCGTCACGTTCGACCCGATCCCCGTGCCGCCGGGCTGGTCGAGCGGCACGGTGATGCTGCCCACCGACTCGCTGCCGGCCGACGACCGCTTCCACTTCACGTTCGCGCGCGGGCAGACGCTGCGCGTGCTGCTGGTGCGTGGCGAGGGACACGACGGCGACGCCGAGCTGTACCTGCGGCGCGCGTTGGGCGTCGGCGACACGCCCCCGATCGGCGTCGACGTCGCGTCGCCGTCGGCGTTAGGCGCTGGGACGCTCGCCGGGCACGCGCTCGTCATCCTGCACGACGCGCCGGTGCGCGGCGCCGGCGGACGCGTGCTCGCCGACTGGGTGCGGCGTGGCGGCGGGCTGCTCGTCGCGCTCGGCGAGACGAGCGCGCCCGAGGCGTGGGAGCCGGCGCTCGCCGAGCTGCTCCCCGGGCGGCCCGGCGCCGTGGTGGATCGCAGCGACGTCGGCGGCGCGCACCTCGCGTCGTACGAGCGCACGCATCCCGCGCTCGCCGCGTTCGCCGCGCCGCACAGCGGCGACCTCGCGCTGCCGCGGGTGCTGCGACGGCGTGCGCTCACGCTCGCCTCCGACGCGCAGGTGCTCGCGCGCTTCGAGGACGGCGCGCCGGCGCTCGTCGAGCGGCCGGCGGGGAAGGGGCGCGTGCTGCTGTGGGCGTCGACGCTCGACAACTGGTGGACCGACCTGCCGCTCGACCCCGTGTACGTGCCGCTCGTGCGGCAGCTCGCGACGCACACCGCGCGCGTGCTCCCCGCCGCGCCGGCGTACCTCGTCGGCCAGACGATCGACCCGTCGTCGGTCTCCGACGACGCGGCGCCCGAGTGGGTCGTCGAGTCGCCGAGCGGGCGTCGGCAGCACGTGGGCGCGGACGGCATCCCGGGGCTCGCGACGCTCGCGGAGCCTGGCGTCTACCGCGTGCGGCCTAACGGCAGCCGCAACGACGCCGGGGTGCTGCTCGCCGCGAACGTCGATCCCGCCGAGGCCGACCCGACCCGCGTGCCGCCGGCGGAGATCGCCGCGGCCGTGGGCGATGGATCCAACGCGCCCGTGGCCGCCGCGCCCGCCGAGACCCGCGCCGAGCGCGAGGCGCGGCAGTCGCTGTGGCGTTATCTGTTGATCGCGATGCTCGCCCTGCTCGTCGCCGAGACCGTGGTCGCCAGCCGGCGGCCTCGCCTCGCGCGCTGA
- a CDS encoding DUF58 domain-containing protein, with translation MPTQRPQRNTKAGLELLDPNVLSRIGGLEFVARSVVDGFLGGMHKAPTFGSTTDFAEHRGYMPGDDPRRVDWRLFGRSDRLHVKEYEADSNASVAVLLDVSRSMDYSGARERIRKIDYARILAASILWLARQQRDRVGLVTFDAKIRDYVAPSGKHLPMALHVLEQTKPSGEGELGAPLKAAAEHFRRRGILIVISDLYHEPSAAIDAVLQLRNRGSELLLLHVLDPAEREFPAGDLTGLQDLETGETLPVVARAMRDEYRAMVAEHVAELERLATTRGVTYALCETTAPPGDALARVLAARERLGPVR, from the coding sequence ATGCCGACGCAACGACCGCAGCGCAACACGAAGGCCGGCCTCGAGCTGCTCGATCCGAACGTCCTGTCGCGGATCGGCGGGCTGGAGTTCGTCGCGCGCTCGGTGGTGGACGGGTTCCTCGGCGGCATGCACAAGGCCCCGACGTTCGGCTCGACGACGGACTTCGCCGAGCACCGCGGCTACATGCCCGGCGACGACCCGCGCCGCGTCGACTGGCGGCTGTTCGGGCGCAGCGACCGGCTGCACGTGAAGGAGTACGAGGCCGACTCGAACGCGAGCGTCGCCGTCCTCCTCGACGTGTCGCGGTCGATGGACTACAGCGGCGCGCGCGAGCGGATCCGCAAGATCGACTACGCGCGCATCCTCGCCGCGTCGATCCTGTGGCTCGCGCGGCAGCAACGCGACCGCGTGGGGCTCGTCACGTTCGACGCGAAGATCCGCGACTACGTGGCGCCGAGCGGCAAGCACCTGCCGATGGCGCTGCACGTGCTGGAGCAGACGAAGCCGAGCGGCGAGGGGGAGCTCGGCGCGCCGCTGAAGGCGGCCGCGGAGCACTTCCGGCGGCGCGGGATCCTCATCGTCATCTCCGACCTGTACCACGAGCCGTCGGCCGCGATCGACGCCGTGCTGCAGCTTCGCAACCGCGGCAGCGAGCTGCTGCTGCTCCACGTGCTCGACCCCGCGGAGCGCGAGTTTCCGGCGGGCGATCTCACCGGGCTGCAGGACCTCGAGACCGGCGAGACGCTCCCCGTCGTCGCGCGCGCCATGCGCGACGAGTACCGCGCCATGGTGGCCGAGCACGTCGCGGAGCTCGAGCGGCTCGCCACGACGCGCGGCGTGACGTACGCGCTGTGCGAGACCACCGCGCCCCCGGGCGACGCGCTCGCCCGCGTGCTCGCCGCGCGCGAGCGGCTCGGGCCGGTGAGGTGA
- a CDS encoding AAA family ATPase, whose translation MPAERPKLETQQDDVALAERLRTARDAIMSELRHVIVGQEEVIEQALVALFSGGNCLILGAPGLAKTLLVQTLSRVLDLTFSRIQFTPDLMPSDITGTDILQIDNATGHRSMVFAPGPIFANVVLADEINRTPPKTQAALLEVMQEHRVTVQGRVYPLAEPFHVFATQNPIELEGTYPLPEAQLDRFMFEIVVDYLSEDDEVQVVRSTTAPAAGRLRPVVTGDELLAFHQLVRRVTVSDAVARYAVNLTRASRPAEASAPDEVKRYVAFGASVRAPQQLVLAGKARALMHGRYHVGFEDIRALARPVLRHRIIMNFHAQSERVTTDSVIERLLKAVPVPAGSM comes from the coding sequence ATCCCCGCCGAGCGACCGAAGCTCGAGACGCAGCAGGACGACGTGGCCCTCGCCGAGCGACTGCGCACGGCGCGCGACGCGATCATGAGCGAGTTGCGGCACGTGATCGTCGGCCAGGAGGAGGTCATCGAGCAGGCGCTGGTCGCGCTCTTCTCGGGCGGCAACTGCCTGATCCTCGGCGCGCCGGGGCTCGCGAAGACGCTGCTGGTGCAGACGCTGTCGCGCGTGCTCGACCTCACGTTCTCGCGCATCCAGTTCACGCCGGATCTGATGCCGAGCGACATCACGGGCACCGACATCCTGCAGATCGACAACGCCACCGGGCATCGCTCGATGGTGTTCGCGCCGGGGCCGATCTTCGCGAACGTGGTGCTCGCCGACGAGATCAATCGCACGCCGCCGAAGACGCAGGCCGCGCTGCTCGAGGTGATGCAGGAGCACCGCGTCACGGTGCAGGGGCGCGTCTATCCGCTCGCCGAGCCGTTCCACGTCTTCGCGACGCAGAACCCCATCGAGCTCGAGGGAACGTACCCGCTTCCCGAGGCGCAGCTCGATCGCTTCATGTTCGAGATCGTCGTCGACTACCTGTCGGAGGACGACGAGGTGCAGGTGGTGCGCTCGACGACGGCGCCCGCGGCGGGCCGGCTGCGTCCCGTCGTCACCGGCGACGAGCTGCTCGCGTTCCACCAGCTCGTGCGCCGCGTGACCGTGTCGGACGCCGTGGCGCGCTACGCCGTGAACCTCACGCGCGCGAGTCGCCCCGCCGAGGCGTCGGCGCCGGACGAGGTGAAGCGCTACGTCGCGTTCGGCGCGAGCGTCCGCGCGCCGCAGCAGCTCGTGCTCGCGGGCAAGGCGCGCGCGCTCATGCACGGGCGCTACCACGTCGGCTTCGAGGACATCCGCGCGCTCGCCCGGCCGGTGCTGCGGCACCGCATCATCATGAACTTCCACGCGCAGTCCGAGCGCGTCACCACCGACAGCGTCATCGAGCGGCTGCTGAAGGCCGTGCCGGTGCCTGCGGGCTCGATGTAG
- a CDS encoding DUF4159 domain-containing protein has translation MRMRETVVALCALTLAGGALLAQGRFRGSFAPVDEESLIHNVQYDGRFTFARVRYVTGDGGYYYRGLPAWAHGFPRAERDLMQILGEVSDIAPRIEESNVLAVSDPEFFKYPVAYMTEGGFWMMSDSDAVSLRGWLQKGGFLIMDDFRDGGFGRGGGGWAHVESNMKRVLPDARWVDLDPSMPVYHSFFEIPSLGIVPQSYDAGRPIFRGIFEDNDPTKRLMVIANFNTDVSDFWEFSATGSYPVSESNEAYKLGVNYVIYGMTH, from the coding sequence ATGAGAATGCGCGAGACCGTCGTCGCGCTGTGCGCGCTCACGCTCGCCGGCGGCGCGCTGCTCGCGCAAGGGCGCTTCCGCGGCAGCTTCGCCCCCGTCGACGAGGAGAGCCTGATCCACAACGTGCAGTACGACGGCCGCTTCACGTTCGCGCGCGTGCGCTACGTGACGGGCGACGGCGGCTACTACTACCGCGGCCTGCCCGCGTGGGCGCACGGCTTCCCGCGGGCCGAGCGCGACCTCATGCAGATCCTCGGCGAGGTGAGCGACATCGCGCCGCGCATCGAGGAGAGCAACGTGCTCGCGGTGAGCGACCCGGAGTTCTTCAAGTACCCCGTCGCGTACATGACCGAGGGGGGCTTCTGGATGATGAGCGACAGCGACGCGGTGTCGCTGCGCGGGTGGCTGCAGAAGGGCGGCTTTCTCATCATGGACGACTTCCGCGACGGCGGCTTCGGCCGCGGCGGCGGCGGGTGGGCCCACGTGGAGTCGAACATGAAGCGCGTGCTCCCCGACGCGCGGTGGGTCGACCTCGACCCGTCGATGCCCGTGTACCACTCGTTCTTCGAGATCCCGTCGCTCGGCATCGTGCCGCAGTCGTACGACGCCGGACGGCCGATCTTCCGCGGCATCTTCGAGGACAACGACCCGACGAAGCGCTTGATGGTGATCGCGAACTTCAACACCGACGTCTCCGACTTCTGGGAGTTCTCGGCGACGGGGTCGTACCCGGTGTCGGAGTCGAACGAGGCGTACAAGCTGGGCGTGAACTACGTGATCTACGGCATGACGCACTGA
- a CDS encoding tetratricopeptide repeat protein has protein sequence MKRLLLLLVSAAASTAAAQPPNAPADTSNAALARAVSSALQSRQFDAPTLTAANRAVAEKRWADALGLLRDAADRGDAAARLAYARAFADAGLDARAEADARRWASPAALGELLLQRGARDSARLAFERALAARSDDSLTARVGIAKLQSESGARDSARAQLRRVVGAASAGARLTGTQWLAVGDAQRMLAREESARYRFALQAYDRAAADAPADPEPKLRAGDLFLEKYNAPEARKSFESVLRASPTNPRALLGLAKVLDADGAPGAVALADSSLGSNPRYTDALLFVAAARLDAEDYIAAEASVRRALAVDSTSLDALTLLGAVRYLQGDRAGLDDVTRRVLARDPKHAELFATLAELAARHRQYAAAARFAERGVALDSASWRSHALRGINQLRLGHVDSARASLEVAFKGDPFDVWTKNTLDLLDAAKSYRTSRTPHFEIVADSTEATLLSLYLGDLLERGYTEFAKRYAYTPTRPVRLELYRTHADFSVRSVGLTGLGALGVSFGPVLAMDAPSARAAGEFHWGATAWHELAHTFTLGVTEDRVPRWLSEGLSTLEERRARPGWGEGPTPAFLAAYAQGKVPPPSRLNDGFVRPAFPEQVLFSYYAASLLCELIERDFGPGAVNALLGAYRDGLATPAAVQRALKVDLPTLDARFDQYVKQRFATAIGAALGGTSGPYVTRLDSAEAFVGAQQPDSALRVLERAKAIFPDFASGEDNAYWRIAAIREAKGDVKGAAAELAQLTAHNASHLPAQLKLAELRAQVGDTAGAAKALEESIWISPYDAAVHDRLATFAARLGDRAGEVRERRAILALAPVDVAGARYQLARALFDAGQRDEAKREVLRSLERAPTFAPAQELLLQLVGGGQ, from the coding sequence CTGCGGCGCAGCCGCCTAACGCGCCGGCCGACACGTCGAACGCCGCGCTCGCCCGCGCGGTGTCGTCGGCGCTGCAGTCGCGGCAGTTCGACGCGCCGACGCTGACCGCCGCGAACCGCGCCGTCGCCGAGAAGCGCTGGGCCGACGCGCTCGGCCTCCTGCGCGACGCGGCGGACCGCGGCGACGCGGCCGCGCGGCTGGCCTACGCGCGCGCGTTCGCCGACGCGGGGCTCGATGCGCGTGCCGAGGCGGACGCGCGCCGCTGGGCCTCGCCGGCCGCGCTGGGCGAGCTGCTCCTCCAGCGAGGCGCGCGCGACTCGGCGCGCCTCGCGTTCGAGCGCGCGCTCGCGGCGCGGAGCGACGACTCGCTGACCGCACGCGTCGGCATCGCGAAGCTCCAGAGCGAGAGCGGCGCGCGCGACTCCGCTCGCGCGCAGCTCCGACGCGTGGTCGGCGCCGCATCGGCCGGCGCGCGGCTCACGGGAACCCAGTGGCTCGCCGTCGGCGACGCGCAGCGCATGCTCGCGCGCGAGGAGTCGGCGCGCTATCGGTTCGCGCTCCAGGCCTACGACCGCGCCGCTGCCGATGCGCCGGCGGACCCCGAGCCCAAGCTCCGCGCCGGCGACCTGTTCCTCGAGAAGTACAACGCCCCCGAGGCGCGCAAGTCGTTCGAGTCGGTGCTGCGCGCGAGTCCCACGAACCCCCGCGCGCTGCTCGGTCTCGCGAAGGTGCTCGACGCCGACGGCGCGCCGGGCGCCGTCGCGCTCGCCGACTCGAGCCTCGGGAGCAACCCGCGCTACACCGACGCGCTGCTGTTCGTCGCCGCGGCGCGACTCGACGCGGAGGACTACATCGCGGCCGAGGCCAGCGTGCGCCGCGCGCTCGCCGTCGACTCCACGTCGCTCGACGCGCTCACGCTGCTCGGCGCCGTGCGCTACCTGCAGGGCGACCGCGCGGGGCTCGACGATGTCACGCGGCGCGTGCTCGCGCGCGACCCGAAGCACGCGGAGCTGTTCGCCACGCTCGCCGAGCTCGCGGCGCGCCATCGCCAGTACGCCGCCGCGGCGCGCTTCGCGGAGCGCGGCGTCGCGCTCGACTCCGCGTCGTGGCGCAGCCACGCGCTGCGCGGCATCAACCAGCTGCGGCTCGGCCACGTCGACTCGGCGCGCGCGAGCCTCGAGGTCGCGTTCAAGGGCGACCCCTTCGACGTGTGGACGAAGAACACGCTCGACCTGCTCGACGCCGCGAAGAGCTACCGCACGAGCCGCACGCCGCACTTCGAGATCGTCGCCGACAGCACCGAGGCCACGCTGCTCTCGCTCTACCTCGGCGACCTGCTCGAGCGCGGCTACACGGAGTTCGCGAAGCGCTACGCGTACACGCCCACGCGCCCCGTGCGCCTCGAGCTGTATCGCACGCACGCCGACTTCTCCGTGCGCTCGGTGGGCCTGACGGGGCTCGGCGCGCTGGGCGTGAGCTTCGGGCCGGTGCTCGCGATGGACGCGCCGTCGGCGCGCGCGGCGGGCGAGTTCCACTGGGGCGCCACGGCGTGGCACGAGCTCGCGCACACGTTCACGCTGGGCGTCACGGAGGACCGCGTGCCGCGGTGGCTCTCCGAGGGGCTTTCGACGCTCGAGGAGCGGCGGGCGCGCCCGGGCTGGGGCGAGGGCCCGACGCCGGCGTTCCTCGCCGCGTACGCGCAGGGCAAGGTGCCGCCGCCGAGCCGGTTGAACGATGGGTTCGTGCGGCCCGCGTTCCCCGAGCAGGTGCTGTTCTCGTATTACGCCGCGTCGCTGCTGTGCGAGCTCATCGAGCGCGACTTCGGGCCCGGCGCGGTGAACGCGCTGCTCGGTGCGTACCGCGACGGCCTCGCCACGCCGGCCGCCGTGCAGCGTGCGCTCAAGGTCGACCTGCCGACGCTCGACGCGCGCTTCGATCAGTACGTGAAGCAGCGCTTCGCGACCGCGATCGGGGCGGCGCTCGGCGGCACGTCGGGCCCGTACGTCACGCGGCTCGACTCGGCGGAGGCCTTCGTCGGCGCGCAGCAGCCCGACTCGGCGCTCCGCGTGCTCGAGCGCGCGAAGGCGATCTTCCCCGACTTCGCGTCGGGCGAGGACAACGCGTACTGGCGCATCGCGGCGATTCGCGAGGCGAAGGGGGACGTGAAAGGCGCGGCCGCGGAGCTCGCGCAGCTCACCGCGCACAACGCGTCGCACCTGCCCGCGCAGCTCAAGCTCGCCGAGCTGCGCGCCCAGGTGGGCGACACCGCGGGTGCCGCGAAGGCGCTCGAGGAGTCGATCTGGATCTCGCCGTACGACGCCGCGGTGCACGACCGTCTCGCGACGTTCGCCGCGCGGCTCGGCGACCGCGCGGGCGAGGTGCGGGAGCGGCGCGCGATCCTCGCGCTCGCACCCGTCGACGTGGCCGGCGCGCGGTACCAGCTCGCGCGCGCCCTGTTCGACGCGGGCCAGCGCGACGAGGCGAAGCGCGAGGTGCTGCGGTCGCTCGAGCGCGCGCCGACGTTCGCGCCGGCGCAGGAGCTGCTGCTGCAGCTCGTGGGGGGCGGGCAATGA